Proteins encoded together in one Rossellomorea sp. y25 window:
- the manA gene encoding mannose-6-phosphate isomerase, class I produces MKQPLFLKPVFHERIWGGTSLKSKFDYEISSELTGECWAISGHPNGQSTVKNGTHAGKTVGELWEEKREWFGDHPSPVFPLLTKILDANDDLSVQVHPDDEYAREYEEGELGKTECWYIIDCDEGAELIFGHKARTKEEFVRMIEDGKWDDLLRRVPIKPGDFFFVPSGTIHALCKGTLVLETQQNSDTTYRVYDYDRRDQDGKTRELHVRQSIDVTAVPHQTPEVKHKVEKRDGAEVTTYVEADYFTVYKWRINGRASFQQDQPFQLASVIEGGGMLHVSGEKLSLNKGDHFILPSGMDHFELEGDMEIIVSHV; encoded by the coding sequence ATGAAACAACCATTATTTCTTAAACCTGTATTTCACGAGAGGATATGGGGCGGAACGTCATTGAAGTCGAAGTTCGATTATGAAATTTCCTCGGAGCTGACGGGAGAGTGCTGGGCGATATCGGGACATCCGAACGGCCAGAGTACCGTGAAAAATGGTACGCATGCGGGAAAGACGGTCGGGGAGCTTTGGGAGGAGAAGAGGGAATGGTTCGGTGATCATCCTTCGCCGGTCTTTCCGTTACTCACCAAGATCCTGGATGCCAATGACGATCTTTCTGTTCAAGTTCATCCGGATGACGAGTATGCCAGAGAGTATGAAGAGGGAGAGCTCGGGAAGACGGAGTGCTGGTATATCATCGATTGCGATGAAGGGGCGGAGCTGATCTTCGGGCATAAGGCAAGGACGAAGGAAGAGTTTGTGAGGATGATCGAAGACGGAAAGTGGGACGATCTTCTACGGAGGGTACCGATCAAGCCAGGGGATTTCTTCTTTGTCCCGAGTGGAACCATCCATGCTCTTTGTAAAGGCACGTTGGTCCTTGAGACCCAGCAGAACTCGGATACGACATATCGCGTCTATGATTATGACCGGCGGGATCAGGACGGGAAGACCCGTGAGCTGCATGTCCGTCAATCCATTGATGTCACGGCGGTCCCTCATCAGACGCCCGAAGTGAAGCACAAGGTGGAAAAGCGTGATGGGGCCGAGGTGACCACTTATGTGGAGGCGGATTATTTCACCGTTTATAAATGGCGCATCAATGGCCGGGCCTCTTTTCAACAGGATCAACCCTTTCAGCTTGCCAGTGTGATAGAAGGCGGGGGAATGCTCCATGTAAGTGGAGAAAAGCTCTCGTTGAACAAAGGCGATCATTTTATTTTACCTTCTGGAATGGATCATTTTGAGCTTGAAGGCGACATGGAGATCATTGTATCCCACGTATAA
- a CDS encoding sugar ABC transporter permease, producing MSRVNRFVKNVYDNRIWLFMILPGFIWLIVMKYIPMFGQIIAFKNFRFHPDGFFASVFHSEWVGFENFQFLFSTNDAFVITRNTLLYNILFIVVGLILSVAVAIILSEITKQKLAKIYQTGMLFPHFLSWVVVSYFVFAFLSVDKGLFNSVLAFFHIEPVSWYNEPKYWPYFITVISQWKGVGFSSIVYLAAIVGIDRTHYEAAMIDGANKWQQIRHVTIPMIMPLIVILTILNIGSIFSADFGLFYQIPRDSGPLYSVTNVIDTYVYRGLMTMGDIGMSTAAGLYQATVGFILILLTNYIVRKIDEDNALF from the coding sequence ATGAGCAGAGTCAATCGATTTGTTAAAAATGTGTACGATAACCGCATATGGCTATTCATGATTTTACCAGGGTTCATATGGCTCATTGTCATGAAATATATTCCCATGTTTGGGCAGATCATTGCATTTAAGAACTTTCGGTTTCACCCGGATGGCTTCTTTGCCAGCGTATTTCACAGTGAATGGGTGGGATTCGAAAATTTTCAATTCTTGTTTAGTACAAATGATGCGTTTGTCATAACGAGAAATACCTTACTCTATAACATCCTCTTTATCGTAGTCGGACTGATCTTATCTGTAGCCGTAGCCATCATATTAAGTGAAATCACGAAGCAGAAATTAGCCAAAATCTATCAGACTGGAATGTTATTTCCTCATTTCTTATCGTGGGTGGTAGTGAGTTACTTTGTATTTGCCTTTCTAAGTGTAGACAAAGGATTATTTAATAGTGTTTTGGCTTTCTTTCATATTGAGCCCGTTTCGTGGTATAACGAACCAAAATATTGGCCTTATTTCATCACCGTCATCAGCCAGTGGAAAGGCGTAGGATTCAGCAGTATTGTGTATCTTGCCGCTATTGTCGGTATCGATCGTACGCATTATGAAGCTGCGATGATCGACGGAGCCAATAAGTGGCAGCAGATCCGTCACGTCACCATCCCGATGATCATGCCGCTCATTGTCATATTGACGATACTGAATATTGGCAGCATCTTCAGTGCCGATTTCGGGTTGTTCTATCAAATCCCCCGTGACTCAGGTCCCCTTTACTCTGTAACGAATGTTATTGATACATATGTTTACCGGGGATTGATGACAATGGGAGATATAGGAATGAGTACAGCGGCTGGTTTATACCAAGCAACCGTTGGATTTATCTTGATTCTACTAACGAACTATATTGTGAGAAAGATTGATGAGGATAATGCCTTGTTCTAA
- a CDS encoding alpha/beta hydrolase-fold protein, whose product MVSLISSLREHQMMSHTLGKKLLYYTLEVKQGHSAAVDILFVQDGRDYIELGQLHQALHQVLQGETGRGLHLLLVLVPPSTSEERYHYYHPSGKHHDQYIQFFNQELVPHIEKRVESTGKESRKTGLLGDSLGAAICLTIACDQPQKWTHLLLQSGAYTDFHACKIRNIETKAPWHVYQTVGIQEISVIYPITGEAFSILSANRALHERLQLITENHTYVEEDEDHLWDFWRRDLPRALHSFLTKG is encoded by the coding sequence ATGGTTTCGTTGATTTCAAGTTTAAGAGAACACCAGATGATGAGTCATACCTTAGGCAAAAAACTACTCTACTATACCCTGGAAGTTAAGCAGGGACACAGTGCTGCGGTGGATATCTTGTTTGTCCAGGATGGTAGGGATTACATCGAACTGGGTCAACTTCATCAGGCACTGCATCAAGTCTTACAGGGGGAAACCGGCAGGGGTCTTCATCTCCTTCTCGTACTCGTTCCTCCATCCACCTCAGAAGAACGCTATCATTATTATCATCCATCAGGCAAACACCATGATCAGTATATTCAATTCTTCAACCAAGAGCTTGTGCCGCACATTGAAAAACGGGTTGAATCTACAGGAAAAGAAAGCCGGAAGACAGGACTGCTGGGAGATTCCCTCGGGGCTGCGATCTGTCTCACGATCGCATGTGATCAACCACAGAAATGGACCCATTTGCTCCTTCAATCCGGAGCGTACACAGATTTTCACGCTTGTAAAATTCGGAATATTGAAACAAAAGCACCTTGGCATGTGTATCAGACCGTCGGAATCCAGGAAATATCCGTCATCTATCCGATCACAGGCGAAGCCTTCTCCATCCTCTCGGCCAATCGCGCTCTTCATGAAAGGCTTCAACTCATCACAGAAAACCATACATATGTCGAAGAAGATGAAGACCATTTATGGGATTTCTGGAGAAGGGACCTTCCAAGGGCACTGCACTCATTTTTAACAAAGGGGTAA
- a CDS encoding carbohydrate ABC transporter permease, whose amino-acid sequence MHLLLGTFAFLCIFPFLYVIIISLSNEQSLAENGYQLIPEQWSLEAYKYLWEMKAQVIRAYGVTILVTVLGTFISVTVIALYAYAISRKQFVFRKQFTFIAFFTMLFSGGMVPFYIVMTQFLDLKNSMWALILPMAVNAFYIIIMRTFFLRSVPEAILESARIDGAGEWRIFLTIVLPLSVPGIATIALFNTLAYWNDWFNALLFIDDPNLIPLQSLLMRIENNMDFIKQNAMLSNQNSSILESIPQDSARMAMVVIATLPIALSYPFFQKYFIKGLTIGGVKD is encoded by the coding sequence ATGCATCTATTGCTTGGTACCTTCGCCTTTCTATGTATCTTTCCGTTTTTATACGTGATCATCATTTCCCTTAGTAATGAACAATCTTTAGCGGAAAATGGTTATCAGCTTATTCCGGAACAGTGGAGTTTAGAGGCCTATAAATATTTATGGGAAATGAAGGCCCAGGTTATAAGAGCTTATGGTGTAACGATCTTAGTTACGGTATTAGGTACGTTCATCAGCGTGACGGTCATTGCGTTATACGCCTATGCGATATCAAGAAAACAGTTTGTATTCAGAAAGCAATTTACGTTTATCGCCTTTTTTACGATGCTATTCAGCGGAGGGATGGTTCCATTCTACATCGTGATGACCCAATTCCTTGATCTGAAGAATTCGATGTGGGCCTTGATTCTCCCGATGGCGGTCAATGCTTTCTACATCATTATCATGAGAACGTTCTTCCTAAGATCCGTACCGGAAGCCATCCTTGAATCGGCCCGCATCGACGGAGCAGGAGAGTGGAGAATTTTCTTAACCATTGTGCTGCCGTTATCTGTTCCAGGGATCGCAACCATTGCACTATTCAATACCCTAGCGTATTGGAACGATTGGTTCAACGCTCTCCTTTTCATTGACGATCCGAACTTGATACCATTGCAATCTCTTCTAATGCGGATTGAGAACAATATGGACTTTATTAAACAGAATGCCATGCTTTCAAACCAAAACAGCTCAATCCTGGAATCAATTCCACAAGATTCAGCCAGGATGGCCATGGTAGTGATTGCCACTCTTCCGATTGCTTTATCGTATCCGTTCTTTCAGAAGTACTTTATAAAAGGACTGACTATTGGAGGAGTAAAAGATTGA
- a CDS encoding sensor histidine kinase has protein sequence MKAFLFFKRISKRMFYRVFLTYSLIIFLTMSTLFVFLSEYYSDFIVQREIDRQEAVIDEIKSDIHAKHQFVSQGIRQLYQEERLIEDLAFALQHDYQEYIGYRLDKFSSSDSFVPYNFDIYVKNYFSRDPESVALQVRNENLGTEYMYLFDHSRWNQHNQPQEDTGVMVENQPLSKETYVVPKDMYVVEEQINDPVSMDRLGKVRVFFSYENIDRLLSLKETPSKGSFFITDMKKELYYSYGNAPEKLLKDLSYRAVQKKIDLDERYYIQSSIEPTSQLMITAVISEKEMAQLLTYKSTILSIMVLLTVLSISLPYIALRGYSKRVDEILSKMKEVQEGNLSARIITANVDDDLTDISHTINETLDDLNDYIDRVYLSKLKQREAELANLQAQINPHFLYNTLEAIRMKSLAEGGRTSAKMIVQLAQLFRYSLKTEDLVKVENEINHAHQYIELFKIRFQNQLINDFHVEDKVKDYYMPPFVLQPLIENYLLHGFRRDIETNQLTVSIYADRGTLFINIEDNGSGIEQKKLEDIKARLKQEEGNSDSIGLGNVHRRIQLKYGSGYGVEIRSLPHVKTSVTVKLPLISEV, from the coding sequence ATGAAAGCGTTCCTATTTTTCAAACGAATAAGCAAGAGAATGTTCTATCGGGTGTTTTTAACCTATTCCCTCATCATTTTCCTTACCATGTCTACCTTGTTTGTCTTTCTATCAGAATACTACTCTGACTTTATCGTTCAGCGGGAAATTGATAGACAAGAAGCGGTGATCGATGAGATCAAATCGGACATACATGCCAAGCATCAATTCGTCAGTCAGGGTATCCGTCAGCTTTATCAAGAAGAACGGTTGATTGAAGATTTGGCTTTCGCGTTACAGCATGACTACCAAGAATACATCGGCTATCGTTTAGATAAATTCTCAAGCAGTGATTCCTTTGTTCCTTATAATTTCGATATTTATGTGAAGAACTATTTTTCCAGAGATCCAGAGTCCGTCGCCTTGCAAGTTCGAAATGAAAATTTAGGAACAGAATATATGTACCTGTTTGATCATAGTAGGTGGAATCAACATAATCAACCTCAAGAAGACACGGGTGTGATGGTAGAAAACCAACCCCTTTCCAAGGAAACGTATGTCGTGCCCAAAGATATGTATGTTGTGGAAGAACAAATAAACGATCCCGTTTCCATGGACCGGTTGGGAAAAGTACGGGTCTTTTTCAGTTATGAGAATATAGATCGGTTATTATCACTGAAAGAGACCCCTTCCAAAGGATCTTTCTTTATTACAGATATGAAAAAAGAACTCTATTATTCTTATGGAAATGCTCCTGAAAAGCTTCTAAAGGATTTATCCTATCGTGCGGTTCAAAAGAAAATAGACTTGGATGAGCGTTACTATATTCAATCCTCCATCGAGCCGACGAGTCAGCTCATGATCACCGCTGTCATTTCAGAAAAGGAAATGGCCCAGCTCCTTACCTATAAATCAACCATTCTTTCTATTATGGTTTTGTTGACGGTTTTGTCTATTTCCCTTCCTTACATCGCATTGCGTGGCTACTCTAAACGAGTGGATGAGATTCTTAGTAAGATGAAGGAAGTACAAGAAGGGAATTTATCGGCAAGAATTATCACCGCTAATGTAGATGATGACCTAACAGATATATCTCACACCATTAACGAAACATTGGATGATCTAAATGACTACATTGATCGAGTCTACTTATCCAAGTTGAAACAAAGAGAAGCGGAATTGGCCAACCTTCAGGCGCAGATTAATCCCCACTTCTTATACAACACACTGGAAGCCATACGGATGAAATCATTGGCCGAGGGTGGGCGGACATCGGCCAAAATGATTGTCCAACTGGCTCAGTTATTTCGCTATTCATTGAAAACAGAAGACCTTGTCAAGGTTGAGAACGAAATCAACCATGCACACCAATATATTGAATTATTTAAAATACGATTTCAGAATCAGCTCATCAACGATTTCCACGTAGAAGATAAAGTGAAGGATTATTATATGCCTCCATTTGTCTTACAGCCCTTGATTGAAAATTACTTATTGCATGGATTCAGGAGGGATATTGAAACCAACCAACTAACGGTCTCCATTTATGCGGATAGAGGTACCCTTTTCATAAACATAGAAGACAATGGAAGTGGCATTGAGCAGAAAAAGTTGGAGGATATCAAAGCAAGGCTGAAGCAGGAAGAAGGAAACTCCGATTCCATCGGATTGGGAAATGTTCACAGGCGCATTCAATTAAAGTATGGTTCCGGTTATGGGGTGGAAATCCGTAGTCTGCCTCATGTCAAAACTTCCGTCACGGTTAAATTACCGCTAATAAGTGAGGTGTAG
- a CDS encoding response regulator transcription factor — protein sequence MIRVMLVDDEPLILEGLKYILDWEDLGFTIVATAKDGLEALKLSREVEFDVLITDIKMPELTGLELIEKINKEKESIKSIILSGFQEFDLVKKGLELGIENYLLKPINEEELLSTILHLKEKIDRISLEEESILILRDHSIWRWLMGKMTDNDFKERISFYPRVNIQTPLRLGLVKTELEEAIHLQKTIEEETSTLAVTTPSGDILLIWSEESFEAEKAEVSLIVEHECNGKEHVVVMSRRVDVIDDAQKVYRELEMACELKMLLPDQDHRIAEEMHLKTSTSDKQTINYLKPDILEHLANQEYDAVRKYLSGTFTQLEQDKEVFIIKSMMLEYFFQMKNKFLISLEYTQYVQLIHQILYLHGKEDALAIMDQCIRYIEQEDSGEERKSPIIQTVLTYIHQNYSEDMSLKTLGHRFHINPIYLGQLFQKEVKDSFTKYLNHLRIDRAKKLLMTSHEKAGHIGKKVGYTDATYFYKQFKKYERATPSEWRKQHSQA from the coding sequence GTGATTAGAGTTATGCTGGTTGACGATGAACCGCTTATTCTTGAAGGATTGAAGTATATACTCGATTGGGAAGACCTCGGATTTACCATTGTAGCGACAGCAAAGGATGGCCTGGAAGCGCTCAAGCTATCCAGGGAAGTGGAATTTGATGTATTAATCACTGATATCAAAATGCCCGAACTAACCGGCCTGGAGTTGATCGAGAAGATAAACAAGGAAAAAGAATCGATTAAGTCCATTATTCTTTCAGGCTTTCAAGAGTTCGACTTAGTGAAAAAAGGCCTGGAACTTGGTATTGAGAATTACCTGTTAAAGCCCATTAATGAAGAGGAGCTCTTGTCTACCATCCTTCATTTGAAAGAAAAAATAGACCGGATATCGCTAGAAGAAGAGTCTATCCTTATCCTCAGGGATCACTCCATTTGGAGGTGGCTGATGGGAAAAATGACGGACAATGATTTTAAAGAAAGAATCTCGTTCTACCCAAGGGTCAATATTCAAACACCTCTTCGTCTGGGTTTGGTAAAAACTGAATTGGAAGAAGCGATACACCTCCAGAAAACGATCGAGGAAGAAACGAGTACATTGGCGGTCACGACACCTTCAGGGGATATTCTGCTTATATGGTCTGAAGAGTCTTTTGAAGCAGAGAAAGCGGAGGTCTCCTTGATTGTTGAACATGAGTGTAACGGGAAAGAACACGTTGTTGTCATGAGTAGAAGAGTAGATGTCATCGATGATGCCCAGAAGGTGTACAGGGAGTTAGAAATGGCGTGTGAATTGAAGATGCTGCTGCCGGATCAAGATCATCGTATAGCAGAGGAAATGCACCTGAAAACGTCAACATCGGACAAGCAGACGATCAACTATTTGAAACCGGATATTCTGGAGCACTTAGCGAATCAGGAATATGATGCTGTTCGGAAATATTTAAGTGGGACCTTCACTCAGCTTGAACAGGATAAAGAGGTATTCATTATTAAAAGCATGATGCTGGAATATTTCTTTCAGATGAAAAACAAGTTTCTGATTTCCTTGGAGTATACTCAATACGTTCAATTAATCCATCAGATCCTTTACCTTCATGGCAAGGAAGACGCCCTTGCCATCATGGATCAGTGCATCAGGTACATTGAACAGGAGGATAGTGGAGAAGAGAGGAAAAGTCCAATTATTCAAACGGTTCTTACGTATATCCATCAGAACTACTCTGAAGACATGTCCTTGAAAACACTCGGTCATCGTTTTCACATCAACCCTATCTATTTAGGACAATTATTTCAGAAGGAAGTCAAAGATTCGTTCACCAAATATCTGAACCATCTGAGAATTGACAGGGCCAAGAAACTCTTGATGACTTCACATGAAAAAGCGGGTCATATCGGTAAAAAAGTAGGTTATACAGATGCTACTTATTTCTATAAACAGTTTAAAAAATACGAACGTGCAACCCCTTCCGAGTGGAGGAAACAACATTCACAGGCATGA
- a CDS encoding sugar ABC transporter substrate-binding protein gives MNNMFKNGKFLLTLMLMFAMLFTAACNSSSSSSSEGQKEGSKDDPVEIEFWTMQLSPTFDDYLNGVIADFEKENPNVKVKWVDIPWGDMETKILSAVASKTAPDVANLNPQFAAKLAELDALVNMDEMVPEDVKSEYFENIWTSNTFDGKTFGIPWYLSSQVTMYNSEIFKEAGLDPEKAPATFDELKEVSKTIKDKTGKYAFFPALDGSHLLETMVMMGVDLTNEDMTKATFNTAEGKEAFNFFVDLYKNDLIPREVLTEGHSKAVDLYQAGEIAILASGPQFLTIVEENAPDILKATKTAPIITGETNKKNVAAMNVVVPKQSEHQQAAVDFSIFLTNAENQVEFDKQTAILPSIETALDDPYFSEEPADATPIDKARIVSAGQLKDSEVLIPPMSNFEELRTAMNEALHAAMLGDMTVDEALEQAEMKWNETLSK, from the coding sequence ATGAACAATATGTTTAAAAATGGAAAGTTTCTATTAACGCTCATGTTGATGTTTGCTATGCTATTTACAGCTGCCTGCAACAGCAGCAGTTCAAGCTCTTCTGAAGGACAAAAAGAGGGATCGAAAGATGATCCGGTGGAAATCGAATTCTGGACCATGCAGTTATCTCCGACATTCGATGATTATTTAAACGGTGTCATCGCCGATTTTGAAAAGGAAAACCCGAATGTGAAAGTGAAATGGGTCGACATTCCTTGGGGCGATATGGAAACGAAGATTCTTTCAGCGGTCGCTTCAAAGACGGCTCCTGATGTAGCGAACTTGAATCCTCAATTCGCGGCTAAATTAGCAGAACTTGATGCACTGGTGAATATGGATGAAATGGTACCGGAAGATGTAAAGAGTGAATACTTCGAGAACATCTGGACTTCCAACACGTTTGATGGGAAGACGTTCGGTATTCCTTGGTATCTTTCTTCTCAAGTGACGATGTACAACTCAGAGATCTTCAAGGAAGCAGGATTGGATCCTGAGAAAGCGCCGGCAACGTTCGATGAGCTGAAAGAAGTGTCTAAAACGATCAAAGATAAAACGGGTAAATACGCATTCTTCCCGGCCCTTGATGGAAGTCACCTTCTAGAGACAATGGTGATGATGGGCGTGGACTTAACCAATGAAGATATGACGAAAGCGACGTTTAACACGGCTGAAGGGAAAGAAGCGTTCAACTTCTTCGTGGACCTTTACAAGAATGATCTGATCCCTCGTGAAGTGTTGACGGAAGGCCATTCAAAAGCGGTTGATTTATATCAAGCGGGTGAAATTGCGATTTTGGCATCAGGTCCACAATTCCTGACGATTGTAGAAGAAAATGCTCCTGATATTTTAAAAGCAACGAAAACGGCTCCGATCATCACGGGTGAAACAAATAAGAAGAACGTAGCGGCGATGAACGTCGTTGTACCGAAGCAATCCGAGCATCAGCAAGCAGCAGTGGACTTCTCGATCTTCCTGACAAATGCTGAAAACCAGGTGGAATTTGATAAACAGACGGCAATCCTTCCATCCATCGAAACAGCGTTAGACGATCCATACTTCAGTGAAGAGCCTGCAGATGCGACTCCGATTGATAAGGCGCGTATCGTGTCAGCCGGTCAATTGAAGGACAGTGAAGTGCTGATCCCGCCGATGAGTAATTTCGAAGAGCTGCGCACAGCCATGAACGAAGCCCTTCATGCTGCGATGCTTGGGGATATGACAGTGGATGAAGCATTGGAACAAGCCGAAATGAAATGGAACGAAACACTATCTAAATAA
- a CDS encoding ROK family protein, whose amino-acid sequence MLYGAIEAGGTKFVCAVGNEKGEIISRTVFPTQDPETTLGNVYSYFSDYTLTSIGVGCFGPIELNKNKANFGQILNTPKLLWKNFNIYQALSCHFSVPVFVDTDVNAAALGEFHTGAAQDSDSCLYITVGTGIGAGFVQNGKVSKGLFNTEMGHIYVPVHPEDPFEGGCQYHGNCLEGMASGSAILTRYGKKGYELEEVKAVWELEAYYLAQAIVNYSLILAPEKIILGGGVMKQTILYTLIREKAAKLLNHYVQIDDFEQYIVPPQLNDNQGVIGSLLLAKRDMGTGTLSQK is encoded by the coding sequence ATGTTATATGGTGCAATAGAAGCCGGTGGAACGAAATTCGTTTGTGCCGTCGGGAATGAGAAGGGGGAAATCATCAGCAGGACGGTCTTTCCGACTCAAGATCCTGAAACAACATTAGGGAACGTCTACTCATATTTTTCAGACTACACGTTAACTTCGATTGGAGTGGGCTGCTTTGGTCCAATCGAATTAAATAAAAACAAGGCAAATTTTGGGCAGATTTTAAATACTCCTAAACTTTTGTGGAAGAATTTCAATATCTATCAAGCCCTCTCCTGTCACTTTTCTGTCCCTGTTTTTGTGGATACAGATGTGAATGCAGCTGCATTGGGAGAATTTCATACAGGAGCTGCACAGGATTCTGACAGTTGTTTATATATAACCGTCGGAACGGGTATCGGAGCGGGATTTGTCCAAAATGGAAAAGTGTCTAAGGGACTCTTCAATACCGAAATGGGCCATATTTATGTACCTGTGCATCCGGAAGATCCTTTTGAAGGCGGTTGTCAGTATCATGGAAATTGCTTAGAAGGCATGGCTTCTGGTTCGGCTATCCTTACCCGATATGGAAAGAAAGGATACGAGTTGGAAGAGGTGAAGGCAGTTTGGGAGCTTGAGGCCTACTACCTGGCCCAAGCCATCGTAAACTACAGCTTGATCCTCGCCCCAGAAAAAATCATATTGGGCGGGGGGGTCATGAAGCAAACCATCCTTTACACACTCATTCGAGAAAAAGCAGCAAAACTTCTTAACCACTATGTCCAAATAGACGACTTCGAACAGTATATTGTGCCTCCCCAATTGAATGACAATCAGGGAGTGATCGGCTCGCTGTTGTTGGCTAAAAGGGACATGGGGACAGGCACCCTGTCCCAAAAATGA
- a CDS encoding ABC transporter substrate-binding protein: protein MKKVGVFSLVLVLLIGMLAACSGKSSSGETSGDSTDDHVTLTWYLIGTPQKDVDDVMKEVNKYTKEKINTSIDLKLLDWGEYNDRMQVITTSGEEYDIAFTSSWANNYALNARRGAFVGLNELMDEYGKDMKKLIDPAFLEGAKIDGELYAVPTNKEVGQQAVLSFNNELVKKHGLDISNVNSIEDLEPLLAVIKEKEKNVTPIATFDAYLPFDSILQEELPFAFRLDGNTDEVVNKYEEDITMETLKTMHEYYKKGYIQKDAATSTDSWPLETANWFVRKEIYQPYAEAIWSRSAGYEIVTRELHEPYIFNNSVTGSMQAISATSKHPERAMMFLNLLNSDEYLRNLLDKGIEGVHYEENEDGTIKDLPARVENYNMPSFAIGNQLILKLYEDDPADKWDAFEEFNESAKASPALGFYFDSNPVRTEIAAISNVTSEFSPALLKGAVDPEEYLPAFNKKLDEAGMQKVLDEIQKQYDEWKKEQ, encoded by the coding sequence ATGAAAAAAGTAGGGGTATTTTCACTTGTATTGGTGCTGCTTATAGGGATGCTGGCAGCGTGTAGCGGAAAAAGTTCAAGCGGGGAAACATCAGGTGACTCCACCGATGATCATGTTACTCTGACCTGGTATTTAATCGGAACTCCTCAAAAAGATGTTGACGATGTCATGAAAGAAGTGAACAAGTACACGAAGGAAAAGATCAACACCTCTATCGACCTGAAACTCCTGGATTGGGGAGAGTATAATGACCGGATGCAGGTGATCACAACTTCCGGGGAAGAGTATGATATTGCCTTCACAAGCTCATGGGCCAACAATTACGCGTTGAATGCAAGAAGGGGAGCCTTTGTTGGATTAAATGAGTTAATGGATGAATACGGGAAAGACATGAAGAAACTAATTGATCCGGCATTCCTTGAGGGAGCCAAGATCGACGGGGAACTTTATGCAGTACCGACGAATAAAGAAGTAGGCCAGCAAGCCGTCCTTTCCTTTAATAATGAACTGGTGAAAAAACATGGACTGGATATTTCAAACGTGAACTCCATTGAAGATCTGGAGCCACTGCTCGCTGTCATTAAAGAAAAAGAAAAGAATGTCACACCTATTGCCACATTTGATGCGTATCTTCCTTTCGACTCCATCCTTCAAGAGGAGTTGCCATTTGCCTTCCGTTTGGATGGAAACACGGATGAGGTTGTGAACAAGTACGAAGAAGATATTACGATGGAAACGTTAAAAACGATGCATGAATATTATAAAAAAGGCTATATCCAAAAAGATGCAGCAACAAGCACAGACTCATGGCCACTGGAAACGGCTAACTGGTTCGTCCGGAAAGAAATTTATCAGCCATACGCAGAGGCCATCTGGTCCAGATCAGCAGGATATGAAATCGTGACGAGAGAACTTCATGAACCGTATATCTTCAATAACTCGGTCACGGGTTCCATGCAAGCCATTTCAGCCACTTCTAAACACCCTGAAAGAGCCATGATGTTCTTAAATCTATTAAACTCCGACGAATATTTAAGGAACTTGCTCGATAAAGGAATCGAAGGGGTTCACTACGAAGAGAACGAAGATGGAACGATCAAGGACTTGCCTGCTCGTGTTGAAAACTATAACATGCCGAGCTTTGCCATCGGGAATCAGCTGATCCTGAAGCTTTACGAAGATGATCCGGCAGACAAATGGGACGCATTTGAAGAATTCAATGAAAGCGCAAAAGCGTCTCCGGCACTTGGTTTCTACTTTGACTCCAATCCTGTTCGAACGGAAATTGCAGCAATCTCGAATGTCACAAGTGAATTCTCTCCTGCCTTGTTGAAAGGTGCTGTAGATCCTGAAGAATACTTACCGGCTTTCAATAAAAAGCTGGATGAAGCCGGAATGCAAAAAGTACTGGATGAAATTCAAAAGCAATACGATGAGTGGAAGAAGGAACAGTAG